The Gossypium arboreum isolate Shixiya-1 chromosome 6, ASM2569848v2, whole genome shotgun sequence DNA window TCTTGTTAGGTATTTAGTTTTGGTAACTGGCAGGGCACCACGGCTTTACTGTGAATTTCAAGATTGCCCTATTGAATTGCTTCACCCACCTGAGGACTGCAACGTGAATTCTTCCTTATCCTTCACCCTTCAGGTCTTCAGTTAGCCAGTTTGAAATCCAAGTCATCTTTGTCAGATTATAGTAAATTCGGCTGTGAAGGTTTTGTGTGTTCAACTTGTTAATGAATTGTTGGATTGGAATGGCATTGCAGATATGTCGTGTTGAAGATATTATAATTGAGGGCATTGTAACAGGATCTGTTGTACATTTTCACTGGGTTAGAACTGTTGTCGTCCATTCTTCTGGTGAAATTACCACGTCAGCTTTGGGTATGGATTATACCTAATTTCTGTTTAAAATTTCAATGTGGATAGTTCGTTATTTTAATGAGGAATAATGTTAGACTGTTAAAGATTCAATTATTTGCCCACGCATTCTGATTTGGACTGCTCTAGGATGCACTGGTGGGGTGGGTAGGGGAACAGTACTCAATAATGGTCTTGCTGGAGGTGGAGGGCATGGTGGCAGAGGTGGGAAGGGATATTATGATGGCAGTTTTATCGAAGGTGGTGTTTCTTACGGAGATGCTGAGTTGCCTTGTGAACTTGGTAGTGGTAGTGGAAATGATAGTCTTGCTGGTGCAACTGCTGGTGGTGGAATAATAGGTAAGCTTCTGAATCTATTGAGGTTCCACTATTGTTATTAGTTACTTTTGTTGTATTTAGATGTGATAGAGCATGGAAAAAGGCTTAGTTGGTTGTTGCTTTTATATTTTAGATGACCTTGGTGAGTTGTCCAAATACATAATTTTCACCTATGTTTTAGCCATAGGGGTTGATTCCAGAGGCTTGAGGTTTGAATTGCTCCCAGTGGCATATGTATCTTCTGTTGTGAGGCTATAGTATATTTTACTGCTCTTTGGTACATTGTTCTACAGTTATTTAATCAACATCCGGACACAATTATTCCACATTATTTAACACCTATATACCTTTTCTAAGGAAATTTTTTGCATCACTTCTAGTATCATAAACttcaattttttatcttttaatataACATATTCGTTgtagttttatatttttgttcTCTGTAGATGGGCTACCCATTTCTTTTTGACTTGCATAAAGTGACCAAAAGCAAAAATTTCTTTACACCAACTTCGATTCATTATGAGAAATTGTATTCAAATAAACTTTAACGGTccttttttaaaacaaaacatatatatatacatcaatcaCTCAAGTTTTCCTTTCAATTACTATGATTAGCAACCTTAGTTTGATTCAGTTCTTTGCTCGTCGAAATCATATTCTGAGTGGTGGATATGTTGGGATAAGTTGAATTTAAGTAATTTTACAGAAAATGGTCGATTTTCGTCCCCCCTCTTTACAACAAAGTAAAGGCGAGTTATTTCTGTCAGTTTTTTCGCACATCATTGAACTTGGGAAATTGTTTTGCTGCTATGCTGTGGTGACTTCTACTGATGTAAGTTTGGTCCAGTGATGATGCTTCTATTAATATTTTGCTCATTTTTTGCCTGAACAGTAATGGGTTCACTGGAGCACTCACTCTCAAGTTTGTCTGTATATGGTTCCCTTAGAGCTGATGGagaaagctttggagaagttatCAGAAAGCAAGATCATAGTACCATTTCAAACATTGGTCCCGGTGGTGGGTCTGGTGGAACCATCCTTTTATTTGTTCATTCAATCATGCTTGCTGCTTCTTCTGTTATCTCAACTGCTGGAGGACATGGCAGCCCAAGTGGTGCTGGTGGTGGAGGTGGTGGACGAGTTCACTTTCATTGGTCAGATATCCCAACCGGGGATGCGTACCAACCCATAGCAAGTGTGAAAGGAAGCATTAATACCAGGTTTGTATCAGAGACATGTGGCTTGCTTCTTATGTTTTGCATCTGATGAATGATTAAGCCAGCTCTCCTATCCAACACCAACCACCCTGGAGGTCTTCTTCTCGTCACTTAAGTCACATAATAATTGTTTACGATTGTTGAAATTAATTTGGTAATAAAGTGAAGAAAATTTAAATGCATAATCTAATTAGGCTGGAAACAACTTATTTTATACTTATATTCTTTGAAAATCTGGATGCTAATAGGTGGTGATCATTCCCAAATTCATTTGCTGTGGTATGTGACCTGCAAAGCAAAAATGTTCCTTAATTCTTGTTCTGTTCTCAGTTTAACTAAGCACTGAGCAAAGGCAGATAGGTTACTGGCTTATATTGTCCTTCAGATGGCCCAGAAAATACAGGTCTTTAAAAGTGTGTTTGAGACATGTGGGCTTTAGTGTTATGGAGTATATCATGGAATGCTGGAGGCAGAAGAAACAAGGAGGAATCAAGGGGTAGTTACAATTTGCTGGCAACTTTGAACTTTTGTGATCACATCTCGATGAGTACTAGTCACAGAGGCGCTTCTGAACCTTTGATAATTAAGGGACCTCTTAGTTTTTATGTTGTTACAAAAGGACCTCTTCCTGGGCTGTTATGTTCATTAACTGATAGGACAGCATTTCTTGTCATCAGTGACAGAATTTTCCATTTGATGCTGTAATAAACTGGCAAGGCTTTCAGTTCCTTGCTTGCCGATAGGTGATTAACTGTGCTAGGTTGTGGATACTTGGTGAAATTATTCAGATTGCTAGTGCTGTTTGCAGGGGAGGCTTTGGCAGAGGTCAGGGTCACACTGGAGAAAATGgcactatcaccggaaaggcctgTCCTAAAGGGCTTTATGGTATCTTTTGTGAGGTAGATTTGCAAATTAATGTCACTTTATTTGGAGTTTGGACTTGTTTAAGTTTCTAACGAAGTTACCTTGCCTTCATTTTGGAAGGATACAAAGATCGGTTTGCTTGAGAGAACTTTCAGTTGACATAACGCTTTATCCGGTTTACCATATTACAATTTTCTTCATGAAATGTATATTTCCAGGCTTTGGAAAATTGACTTGTTCAGAGCTTTGCAACTGTTTCTAAATGTTATATGGTCACCTGGATAGTGTTAAATTTCTCCTCGCATACATATCTTCCAATGATCAATGGTAGAATTGGTTATTTGTTGTCACCTTTCATCTGGTTTTCTTCACAATTTTAGATTGTCTGCTGCAGGAATGCCCCCTTGGGACGTTTAAAAATGTCAGTGGATCTGATAGAGTCCTTTGTCATAGTTGCCCAGCTGATGAGCTTCCAAGTCGAGCCATATATGTTGATATTCGGGGTACGTTTAACTTTAGCTGCTTCTACATGTGGAAGGATGGGCATCTCTCATTGCCTGCATTAATGTGGGCTTTTCCACATATTACTCTGAAAATTTAACAGTGCTTTTGCCGGGTTTTGGTTTTTCTTCTTGCATTGCTGTCAATAATACATGGCATTTTGATCCTTGCAAAGTTTATGATTCTTTTTTCTTCACCTGGATAATAACTTTTGTTATTGGTCCCAACCTTATGTTTCTCAATAGGTGGTGTCACTGATCGCCCCTGCCCTTACAAGTGCATATCTGAAAGATATCATATGCCACACTGTTACACCGCACTTGAAGAGTTGGTATATACCTTTGGCGGGCCATGGTTTTTTGGTCTTATTCTTTTAGGCCTCCTCATCCTTTTAGCACTAGTTCTTAGTGTTGCAAGGATGAAATATGTTGGTGGAGATGAATTACCAGCTCTCATGCCTGCTCATCGTGGCTCTCAAATAGATCACTCATTCCCTTTCCTAGAGTCATTGAATGAGGTTTTTTTTCCTTAGTTTCTTCCATGTACACTTGATGTTTTATCTATCATGTTGATCAAAATACAAACCACTTACTAAATAGTATTCTCAAGTATCTAATTGTTATATCCACCAGGTTTTGGAGACAAATAGAACTGAGGAATCCCAGAGTCATGTTCACAGAATGTATTTTATGGGATCAAATACATTTACTGAACCTTGGCATCTTCCTCATGTTCCGCCCACACAATTAATTGAAATTGTGTAAGTTCTTATTTTTGCCTCCATGTGTGATAGCTTGTTGGTCAATTTTCACTTTAATAATAATCTATAATTACAGTTTTTGTTCTTCTGTATGAGCAGCTGTGTAGTGAGCTAACTATTTCCAAAGTATTGTAGGAACTTGGTTTATGTAAAAGAGTTTTTTGAATGTCATTTGCATGGCAGGTATGAGGATGCCTTTGAGAGATTTGTGGATGAGATTAATGATTTAGCTGCGTATCAGTGGTGGGAAGGATCAATCTACAGCATTCTTTCTATTCTTGCATATCCACTTGCATGGTCCTGGCTACAGCAATGCCGGAAAAGGAAATTGCAACAGCTACGTGAATTTGTTCGATCTGAATATGATCATTCTTGCCTTCGTTCTTGCCGTTCACGCGCATTGTATGAAGGACTTAAGGTACCTTGTTccattatattcttaaattattGTATAATTTTCCTTATGGATATTTTTGGCTTGTTATATGTTGGTGTAGTCtggttttggggtttaaaataGAAACATATGCTTTTGCTGTTGGATGTTTATGGATGCAGTAACTGGATGAAGCTGATGGAAAATTAAACAAGACTTTCTATTGATTGAGATTTGATCTTTCCTGTTggaatcttttttttctttaagcttaAGAAGTGCTGTGTCCTTTTGTTTCATGCCAATGGAACTGAAGGTTTTAACACTGGTCCCCATTGTGTTACTCTGCAGGTTGCTGCAACTGCTGATCTGATGCTTGCGTATGTGGACTTTTTCCTTGGTGGAGATGAAAAGATAGGTGACCTTCCTTTTCGTCTTTATCAAAGATTTCCAATTTCTTTGGTTTTTGGAGGAGATGGAAGTTACATGGCTCCTTTTTCTCTTCAAAGTGATAACATTCTTACGAACTTAATGAATCAGGTTTGTCATTAAATGGTTGTTTTGTGAAAAGTTTTTGATAGTTTCTTTTAGTGGTTGAGTGCTGTTGTTGGTGCCTATTTTTGCCTCTTTCTGTTTTGCAGTGTGTTCCACCAACCATGTGGTATCGACTAGTGGCTGGTTTAAATTCTCAGTTGCGCCTTGTTCGCTATGGACATTTGAAACTAACTTTTGGCCATGTTATTAGCTGGCTTGAAACACATGTAAACCCTACCATAGTTGCATATGGTGTACGTGTTGATCTTGCATGGTTTCAGCCAACATCTTCTGGTTATTGTCAGTACGGACTTGTGGTATCTGCCACCAGCAATGAGAATGTGCAGTACTGGACTGAAGGTCAAGATAGATATTTTCCTTCTATGGAGCAATTAAGGTATCAACTGTTTGATAGTGTTTTTCTGCCTTTAAGTTCAAGTATAAAATTTGGGTTAACTTTCATTGTTCTTTTTCTAATGGGGAGGGAGCTATTTGCAGTTGGTCTGGTGCTAGTAGGGGAGACTCAGGTGGTCGTCCAGGAGCTAGTGAATATTTAAGGATATTTGGAGGGATATTGCATGCAAAAAACTTACAAACACTTAAAATGAGGAGGGCGATTTGTTATCCCTTTTCACTTATAGTTTGCAATACCAAGCCTGTTGGTCATCAGGTTCATTTTTCTTCATTGCAGACAAATAATTATCTTTCCTTTCTCTCACACATTTGGTTGAAATTTTTGGAGAAAATCCTGACTCGTCTTCCTTATTATTGGCAGGATCTTGTCGGTTTGCTTGTCTCTATATTACTTTTGGGAGATTTTAGCTTAGTTTTGCTTACTTTGCTACAGATGTATTCTATATCACTGTTAGACTTCGTTTTAGTTTTTTTCATCCTTCCTTTTGCAATATTTCTTCCGTTCCCGGCTGGTATCAGTGCCTTGTTCAGTCATGGACGAAGACAATCAGCTGGCCTTGCACGTGTATATGCACTATGGAATATCACATCGTTGATCAATGTTGTAAGTTGTTTCGAGGTTATTTTAGGCTATTTCTTAATGTTCTTCGATGCATGGCTTGGAAAATAATGGTTGATGAAAGCGCATGTAAATGCTAGCAGCGAAATAGTTGTGCATCCAGCAATTCGAGAAGGTTATGCTGTTTTTGCTGTTCATATCAGATTGATAATGAGTGCCATTAAGAACATTTTGCAGCTAGTATAATTTTTCATGTTACTTTGCACATGGTGCGGTTAGTGGGAGTGATGTCATAATCTCCTGATTCTTTGGAGGAAATGTCAGGAAAGTTGAATGAATGACTAGTATTGCAAGTGCTTGTTCACACTGCTATAGTTGATTTATGAGACAAATTAAAGGGTTTATTTTATAGACAGTCAATATTGCTCAAACTCACAAGTTACTTTCAAGCATTTGTCATCCTGATTATTTCTGTAATTTGCGACAGATAACTGCCTTTGTGTGTGGATTTCTACATTACTGGAGCCATTCAAGCAGGAAACATATGAGCATTCAGTCATGGAATTTTAGCATGTAAGTATGTTTTATCTGTTATTATGGCTGTGGGTTAACTCTAGTtaagttatatttattattagtatttttaCTGGTGTGGTGTGGTGTAGGGGTGATAATGGATGAAgtgtttaatattatattatggtaTGTGGGTGTGCAGGGATGAAAGTGAATGGTGGATGCTTCCTTCTGGATTAGTTGTCTGTAAAATAATCCAAGCAAGACTTATTGATTTCCATGTGGCTAACCAAGAAATTCAAGATCACTCTTTATATAGCACTGATCCTGATGTGTTCTGGCAATCTTGAAGTAAAACCgttcttccttctttctttccctgaATACTTGAATCATAAGTAAAACAGCATTTAGGAAACCCATTTTTCTTTCCCCAATTTGGTGTGATGGATTTGAGTAGTGGAGGAATTTAAGTATGAGTGGCACTTGAATTTTGTAAATGATAGATACTTCTatatatgatttattttcatatatatgcACATACACAACATTGTAAGAATCAATGAACCGAACCGTTGTTTGATACCCAAATCAATTAACGTGAttaagatttttattttattttaagtttgcATACATGGGAAATGGAAGCCTTGatgatatattttatttcattcaGTTACATGGGTTGAAAGATGGGCGTATTCTAGAGGGAAACCAACCCAGATTTTCTTTCATCATCATTATGGCAGGGTTATTTAGATTTTTGATAGATTTTgatgtatttaaaataataattttaatattgtaaACATCATATCTGTATTAATAAATAAACACCTGATCAGGAAAGATtagtagaatatatatatatatatatatatatatatatatatatatattttacggaTTTTGATGTATTTAaataacattttatatttttacatttttttaaattttgataataatattattaatttcaactaattttttcaattatggtatttttgtaattgttgaaatatatattagattgtatatatttttctggatttttatatatttatagttctatttatatttttaaaatgtttatatttatttgataaaaaatatatttttacaaaaggACATCACGTGACGTATATGTTTTAAGTATTCTTTTGATattaaattgggtaaaataaaattTAGGCACTAATATAAAAACGGATATATTGCAAATCGTGAATTTATATAATTATTCTTTTAACCTCTCTAATTCAATGCTTAATTTTTTGAGGTGAAGGTTGAATGAGTAATAATTCATCAATTAactaataattattaattattatttaattatatttttataacataaattTACATCATTATCTAACCTTATGAAATGGAAAGAATTAAAAACgtcgtaattttttattttctgaaATGAGACTAAAAGTACACTGGTAAATGCTCAATTCTatacaaaataaatgaaaatccAGAAATCTATAAATTGTACAAGTGTTTGGTTGGAGACTTAATCTCTCAAACATGGTTATTTAATATGGTATGTTATTTTATCGTAAGTActtcctaaaaattttaaaattaaaaagaattatattattttattatattgtttGAACTTAATAAGTATTTAAAAATAGAGTGCGTGTTCTCTcaaaattagtaaattttttattaaatttatgatttaataaa harbors:
- the LOC108486288 gene encoding uncharacterized protein LOC108486288 isoform X3, with the translated sequence MEFPKQPLWTNVHVRDHAKASVPLLWSRVQVRGQIRLSCGAVLSFGLAHFVSSEFELMAEELLMSDSILKIYGALRMSVKMHLMWNSKMLIDGGADAIVATSLLEASNLVVLRESSVIHSNANLGVHGQGFLNLSGPGDTIEAQRLILSLFFSIKVGPGSILRGPLENVSDNDMAPRLYCEFQDCPIELLHPPEDCNVNSSLSFTLQICRVEDIIIEGIVTGSVVHFHWVRTVVVHSSGEITTSALGCTGGVGRGTVLNNGLAGGGGHGGRGGKGYYDGSFIEGGVSYGDAELPCELGSGSGNDSLAGATAGGGIIVMGSLEHSLSSLSVYGSLRADGESFGEVIRKQDHSTISNIGPGGGSGGTILLFVHSIMLAASSVISTAGGHGSPSGAGGGGGGRVHFHWSDIPTGDAYQPIASVKGSINTRGGFGRGQGHTGENGTITGKACPKGLYGIFCEECPLGTFKNVSGSDRVLCHSCPADELPSRAIYVDIRGGVTDRPCPYKCISERYHMPHCYTALEELVYTFGGPWFFGLILLGLLILLALVLSVARMKYVGGDELPALMPAHRGSQIDHSFPFLESLNEVLETNRTEESQSHVHRMYFMGSNTFTEPWHLPHVPPTQLIEIVYEDAFERFVDEINDLAAYQWWEGSIYSILSILAYPLAWSWLQQCRKRKLQQLREFVRSEYDHSCLRSCRSRALYEGLKVAATADLMLAYVDFFLGGDEKIGDLPFRLYQRFPISLVFGGDGSYMAPFSLQSDNILTNLMNQCVPPTMWYRLVAGLNSQLRLVRYGHLKLTFGHVISWLETHVNPTIVAYGVRVDLAWFQPTSSGYCQYGLVVSATSNENVQYWTEGQDRYFPSMEQLSWSGASRGDSGGRPGASEYLRIFGGILHAKNLQTLKMRRAICYPFSLIVCNTKPVGHQDLVGLLVSILLLGDFSLVLLTLLQMYSISLLDFVLVFFILPFAIFLPFPAGISALFSHGRRQSAGLARVYALWNITSLINVITAFVCGFLHYWSHSSRKHMSIQSWNFSMDESEWWMLPSGLVVCKIIQARLIDFHVANQEIQDHSLYSTDPDVFWQS
- the LOC108486288 gene encoding uncharacterized protein LOC108486288 isoform X1, yielding MARFSCYFFLLLFIFTINPCLAVVQIDEFSIIDSDLLSSHGDYSPPSPPPPSLPPLPPSLSCEEDLNGIGSLDTVCELNSSFSFDGDVYIAGNGSFHVLPNVILSCPMKGCSISINVSRGEFSLGQNAGVFTGTLFVSARNASFSKGSVVNVSSLAGQPPAQTSGTPSGIQGAGGGHGGRGASCVSDNMKLPDDVWGGDAYSWSSLDKPWSYGSKGGTTSKEEDYGGEGGGRIRLEVEEAIEIGGSLLANGGDGGVKGGGGSGGSIYIKAHRMTGSGWLSASGGNGFAGGGGGRISINVFSRHDDTEFFIHGGKSFGCPDNSGAAGTYYDAVPQSLIVSNHNLSTNTDTLLMEFPKQPLWTNVHVRDHAKASVPLLWSRVQVRGQIRLSCGAVLSFGLAHFVSSEFELMAEELLMSDSILKIYGALRMSVKMHLMWNSKMLIDGGADAIVATSLLEASNLVVLRESSVIHSNANLGVHGQGFLNLSGPGDTIEAQRLILSLFFSIKVGPGSILRGPLENVSDNDMAPRLYCEFQDCPIELLHPPEDCNVNSSLSFTLQICRVEDIIIEGIVTGSVVHFHWVRTVVVHSSGEITTSALGCTGGVGRGTVLNNGLAGGGGHGGRGGKGYYDGSFIEGGVSYGDAELPCELGSGSGNDSLAGATAGGGIIVMGSLEHSLSSLSVYGSLRADGESFGEVIRKQDHSTISNIGPGGGSGGTILLFVHSIMLAASSVISTAGGHGSPSGAGGGGGGRVHFHWSDIPTGDAYQPIASVKGSINTRGGFGRGQGHTGENGTITGKACPKGLYGIFCEECPLGTFKNVSGSDRVLCHSCPADELPSRAIYVDIRGGVTDRPCPYKCISERYHMPHCYTALEELVYTFGGPWFFGLILLGLLILLALVLSVARMKYVGGDELPALMPAHRGSQIDHSFPFLESLNEVLETNRTEESQSHVHRMYFMGSNTFTEPWHLPHVPPTQLIEIVYEDAFERFVDEINDLAAYQWWEGSIYSILSILAYPLAWSWLQQCRKRKLQQLREFVRSEYDHSCLRSCRSRALYEGLKVAATADLMLAYVDFFLGGDEKIGDLPFRLYQRFPISLVFGGDGSYMAPFSLQSDNILTNLMNQCVPPTMWYRLVAGLNSQLRLVRYGHLKLTFGHVISWLETHVNPTIVAYGVRVDLAWFQPTSSGYCQYGLVVSATSNENVQYWTEGQDRYFPSMEQLSWSGASRGDSGGRPGASEYLRIFGGILHAKNLQTLKMRRAICYPFSLIVCNTKPVGHQVHFSSLQTNNYLSFLSHIWLKFLEKILTRLPYYWQDLVGLLVSILLLGDFSLVLLTLLQMYSISLLDFVLVFFILPFAIFLPFPAGISALFSHGRRQSAGLARVYALWNITSLINVITAFVCGFLHYWSHSSRKHMSIQSWNFSMDESEWWMLPSGLVVCKIIQARLIDFHVANQEIQDHSLYSTDPDVFWQS
- the LOC108486288 gene encoding uncharacterized protein LOC108486288 isoform X2; this translates as MARFSCYFFLLLFIFTINPCLAVVQIDEFSIIDSDLLSSHGDYSPPSPPPPSLPPLPPSLSCEEDLNGIGSLDTVCELNSSFSFDGDVYIAGNGSFHVLPNVILSCPMKGCSISINVSRGEFSLGQNAGVFTGTLFVSARNASFSKGSVVNVSSLAGQPPAQTSGTPSGIQGAGGGHGGRGASCVSDNMKLPDDVWGGDAYSWSSLDKPWSYGSKGGTTSKEEDYGGEGGGRIRLEVEEAIEIGGSLLANGGDGGVKGGGGSGGSIYIKAHRMTGSGWLSASGGNGFAGGGGGRISINVFSRHDDTEFFIHGGKSFGCPDNSGAAGTYYDAVPQSLIVSNHNLSTNTDTLLMEFPKQPLWTNVHVRDHAKASVPLLWSRVQVRGQIRLSCGAVLSFGLAHFVSSEFELMAEELLMSDSILKIYGALRMSVKMHLMWNSKMLIDGGADAIVATSLLEASNLVVLRESSVIHSNANLGVHGQGFLNLSGPGDTIEAQRLILSLFFSIKVGPGSILRGPLENVSDNDMAPRLYCEFQDCPIELLHPPEDCNVNSSLSFTLQICRVEDIIIEGIVTGSVVHFHWVRTVVVHSSGEITTSALGCTGGVGRGTVLNNGLAGGGGHGGRGGKGYYDGSFIEGGVSYGDAELPCELGSGSGNDSLAGATAGGGIIVMGSLEHSLSSLSVYGSLRADGESFGEVIRKQDHSTISNIGPGGGSGGTILLFVHSIMLAASSVISTAGGHGSPSGAGGGGGGRVHFHWSDIPTGDAYQPIASVKGSINTRGGFGRGQGHTGENGTITGKACPKGLYGIFCEECPLGTFKNVSGSDRVLCHSCPADELPSRAIYVDIRGGVTDRPCPYKCISERYHMPHCYTALEELVYTFGGPWFFGLILLGLLILLALVLSVARMKYVGGDELPALMPAHRGSQIDHSFPFLESLNEVLETNRTEESQSHVHRMYFMGSNTFTEPWHLPHVPPTQLIEIVYEDAFERFVDEINDLAAYQWWEGSIYSILSILAYPLAWSWLQQCRKRKLQQLREFVRSEYDHSCLRSCRSRALYEGLKVAATADLMLAYVDFFLGGDEKIGDLPFRLYQRFPISLVFGGDGSYMAPFSLQSDNILTNLMNQCVPPTMWYRLVAGLNSQLRLVRYGHLKLTFGHVISWLETHVNPTIVAYGVRVDLAWFQPTSSGYCQYGLVVSATSNENVQYWTEGQDRYFPSMEQLSWSGASRGDSGGRPGASEYLRIFGGILHAKNLQTLKMRRAICYPFSLIVCNTKPVGHQDLVGLLVSILLLGDFSLVLLTLLQMYSISLLDFVLVFFILPFAIFLPFPAGISALFSHGRRQSAGLARVYALWNITSLINVITAFVCGFLHYWSHSSRKHMSIQSWNFSMDESEWWMLPSGLVVCKIIQARLIDFHVANQEIQDHSLYSTDPDVFWQS
- the LOC108486288 gene encoding uncharacterized protein LOC108486288 isoform X4; translated protein: MEFPKQPLWTNVHVRDHAKASVPLLWSRVQVRGQIRLSCGAVLSFGLAHFVSSEFELMAEELLMSDSILKIYGALRMSVKMHLMWNSKMLIDGGADAIVATSLLEASNLVVLRESSVIHSNANLGVHGQGFLNLSGPGDTIEAQRLILSLFFSIKVGPGSILRGPLENVSDNDMAPRLYCEFQDCPIELLHPPEDCNVNSSLSFTLQICRVEDIIIEGIVTGSVVHFHWVRTVVVHSSGEITTSALGCTGGVGRGTVLNNGLAGGGGHGGRGGKGYYDGSFIEGGVSYGDAELPCELGSGSGNDSLAGATAGGGIIVMGSLEHSLSSLSVYGSLRADGESFGEVIRKQDHSTISNIGPGGGSGGTILLFVHSIMLAASSVISTAGGHGSPSGAGGGGGGRVHFHWSDIPTGDAYQPIASVKGSINTRGGFGRGQGHTGENGTITGKACPKGLYGIFCEECPLGTFKNVSGSDRVLCHSCPADELPSRAIYVDIRGGVTDRPCPYKCISERYHMPHCYTALEELVYTFGGPWFFGLILLGLLILLALVLSVARMKYVGGDELPALMPAHRGSQIDHSFPFLESLNEVLETNRTEESQSHVHRMYFMGSNTFTEPWHLPHVPPTQLIEIVYEDAFERFVDEINDLAAYQWWEGSIYSILSILAYPLAWSWLQQCRKRKLQQLREFVRSEYDHSCLRSCRSRALYEGLKVAATADLMLAYVDFFLGGDEKIGDLPFRLYQRFPISLVFGGDGSYMAPFSLQSDNILTNLMNQCVPPTMWYRLVAGLNSQLRLVRYGHLKLTFGHVISWLETHVNPTIVAYGVRVDLAWFQPTSSGYCQYGLVVSATSNENVQYWTEGQDRYFPSMEQLSWSGASRGDSGGRPGASEYLRIFGGILHAKNLQTLKMRRAICYPFSLIVCNTKPVGHQVHFSSLQTNNYLSFLSHIWLKFLEKILTRLPYYWQDLVGLLVSILLLGDFSLVLLTLLQMYSISLLDFVLVFFILPFAIFLPFPAGISALFSHGRRQSAGLARVYALWNITSLINVITAFVCGFLHYWSHSSRKHMSIQSWNFSMDESEWWMLPSGLVVCKIIQARLIDFHVANQEIQDHSLYSTDPDVFWQS